One Mya arenaria isolate MELC-2E11 chromosome 7, ASM2691426v1 genomic window carries:
- the LOC128241038 gene encoding arginine/serine-rich coiled-coil protein 2-like: MRAPTRQTNTYRGTVRAPKRQTNTYRGTVRAPKRQTKHVQRHGASSQTTDKHVERHGASSHTTDKHVQRHGASSQTTDKHVQRHGASSQTTDKTRTEARCKLPNDRQTRREARCKLPNDRQTRIVARFKLPNDRQNTYRGTVRAPKRQTNTQTRREARCKLPNDRQTRREARCKLPNDRQTRREARCQLPNDRQTRIEARCQLPNDRQTRIEARCQLPNDRQTRIEARCQLPNDRQTRIEARCQLPNDRQTRIEARCQLPNDRQTRREARCELPNDRQTRREARCELPHDRHTRREARCELPNDRQTRREARCELPHDRQTRIEARCELPHDRQTRIEARCELPHDRQKRIEARCELPHDRQKRIKQ; this comes from the exons ATGCGAGCTCCCACACGACAGACAAACACGTACAGAGGCACGGTGCGAGCTCCCAAACGACAGACAAACACGTACAGAGGCACGGTGCGAGCTCCCAAACGACAGACAAAACACGTACAGAGGCACGGTGCAAGCTCCCAAACGACAGACAAACACGTAGAGAGGCACGGTGCAAGCTCCCACACGACAGACAAACACGTACAGAGGCACGGTGCGAGCTCCCAAACGACAGACAAACACGTACAGAGGCACGGTGCGAGCTCCCAAACGACAGACAAAACACGTACAGAGGCACGGTGCAAGCTCCCAAACGACAGACAAACACGTAGAGAGGCACGATGCAAGCTCCCAAACGACAGACAAACACGTATAGTGGCACGATTCAAGCTCCCAAACGACAGACAAAACACGTACAGAGGCACGGTGCGAGCTCCAAAACGACAGACAAACAC ACAAACACGTAGAGAGGCACGGTGCAAGCTCCCAAACGACAGACAAACACGTAGAGAGGCACGGTGCAAGCTCCCAAACGACAGACAAACACGTAGAGAGGCACGGTGCCAGCTTCCAAACGACAGACAAACACGTATAGAGGCACGGTGCCAGCTCCCAAACGACAGACAAACACGTATAGAGGCACGGTGCCAGCTCCCAAACGACAGACAAACACGTATAGAGGCACGGTGCCAGCTCCCAAACGACAGACAAACACGTATAGAGGCACGGTGCCAGCTCCCAAACGACAGACAAACACGTATAGAGGCACGGTGCCAGCTCCCAAACGACAGACAAACACGTAGAGAGGCACGGTGCGAGCTCCCAAACGACAGACAAACACGTAGAGAGGCACGGTGCGAGCTCCCACACGACAGACACACACGTAGAGAGGCACGGTGCGAGCTCCCAAACGACAGACAAACACGTAGAGAGGCACGGTGCGAGCTCCCACACGACAGACAAACACGTATAGAGGCACGGTGCGAGCTCCCACACGACAGACAAACACGTATAGAGGCACGGTGCGAGCTCCCACACGACAGACAAAAACGTATAGAGGCACGATGCGAGCTCCCACACGACAGACAAAAACGTATAAAACAATAG